The following are encoded in a window of Cervus canadensis isolate Bull #8, Minnesota chromosome 11, ASM1932006v1, whole genome shotgun sequence genomic DNA:
- the LOC122449334 gene encoding endogenous retrovirus group PABLB member 1 Env polyprotein-like: MPKHRAGSRKGWYARRRRLLNQQLGRLTLQQRNLLPTNQQMHEFILQARRMAAETAQPRYALAYIALALACAIMNQAFPQAEANAFVSWAHSYADFYNETACWVCTSMPLSVTEGLPWWVLPFPKNETSALCDFLKEYQKKHRSLITVNFDIDSRCSDPLHASSFYFNVTQSYQEIVNAYLYYENRSVSSPNDFNRFEGDYYQVWDEYFWMTPEKGQLLTPADICWEQKTHVPTFGGREFPGYHMKHMGLLPTHKCKTVMDVTFIVNKSVIWPGTDWENSPGIRWVAPNNTRWICGYNLWPWLPVGWVGRCTLGFVFAPGRIHKQKISQPVNLPYVKARWSRSVFHWYDYLASIFVPSLGATDIMLRVEALNNFTKQALTDTRRALEALNEEQKQMRKAVLQNRMALDILTASQGGTCALIKMECCVYIPDYSSNVSDALEDMKQQVAAMDFSDSSIWSQISAWFHSGWWKSIIFIIICILLLLCFGPCICQCLSEMINKRLLMFSRLQTLPFPSREI; encoded by the coding sequence ATGCCGAAGCACCGCGCTGGCTCCCGGAAAGGCTGGTACGCCAGACGGAGGAGATTACTGAATCAGCAATTAGGTCGGCTGACTTTACAGCAGAGGAATCTTCTCCCGACAAATCAGCAGATGCATGAGTTTATCCTTCAAGCAAGGAGGATGGCTGCAGAGACGGCCCAACCTCGATATGCGCTGGCTTATATCGCCCTCGCTTTGGCATGCGCGATAATGAATCAAGCCTTCCCTCAGGCTGAAGCCAATGCTTTCGTTTCCTGGGCTCATTCTTATGCTGATTTTTACAATGAAACAGCCTGCTGGGTCTGCACAAGCATGCCTTTATCGGTTACAGAAGGATTACCCTGGTGGGTGCTTCCCTTTCCAAAAAATGAAACTTCGgctttatgtgattttttaaaagaatatcagaAGAAACATCGAAGCTTAATTACAGTTAATTTTGATATAGATTCTCGATGCTCTGATCCTTTACAcgcttcttctttttattttaatgtaacacAAAGTTATCAGGAAATTGTTAATGCGTACTTATATTACGAAAATAGATCTGTTTCTTCTCCTAATGATTTTAATCGATTTGAGGGTGACTACTACCAAgtttgggatgaatatttctggatgacccctGAAAAAGGACAGCTACTGACCCCTGCTGACATTTGCTGGGAGCAAAAGACTCATGTACCAACATTTGGAGGCCGAGAATTTCCAGGATATCACATGAAACATATGGGACTATTGCCTACCCACAAATGTAAGACTGTAATGGATGTAACGTTTATTGTCAACAAGTCTGTTATTTGGCCAGGGACAGATTGGGAAAATAGCCCTGGTATAAGATGGGTAGCCCCAAATAACACTCGATGGATTTGTGGATACAACCTTTGGCCCTGGCTCCCTGTAGGATGGGTGGGGAGATGTACCCTAGGGTTTGTGTTTGCCCCTGGGAGAATTCATAAGCAAAAAATTAGTCAACCTGTTAATTTACCTTATGTTAAAGCCCGGTGGTCACGCTCTGTTTTTCATTGGTATGATTATTTAGCCTCAATTTTTGTGCCCTCTTTAGGAGCCACTGATATTATGCTCAGGGTAGAGGCTTTGAACAATTTTACAAAACAAGCTTTGACAGATACTAGAAGAGCTTTAGAGGCtcttaatgaagaacaaaaacagatgagaaaagccgTTCTACAAAATCGTATGGCTCTGGATATTCTAACAGCCTCTCAAGGGGGAACATGTGCCTTAATAAAAATGgagtgttgtgtatatattcctgattattCCTCAAATGTTTCTGATGCTTTAGAAGATATGAAACAACAAGTAGCCGCTAtggatttttctgactccagcatttggagtcagatatctgcctggtttcatagtggttggtggaaatctataattttcatcattatatgcatattgttattgctgtgttttggcccttgcatttgtcaatgcttatctgagatgataaataaaagattgctgATGTTTTCCCGTTTGCAAACGCTGCCATTTCCTTCGAGGGAGATATAA